The genomic segment TGTTACACCTACGGTGTTGGCTGGGTTCCTTACAGGAGACAATGTCATCTCCTACAATGCATGTGCTGCTCAGATGTTCTTTTTTGTGctatttgtttctgtggaaaatTTTCTGTTGGCCTCAATGGCCTATGACTGCTATGCAGCAGTGTGTAAACCCCTACATTACACCACTACCATGACAACAGATCTGTGCGCATGTCTGACTATAGGTTCCTATGTTGGTGGTTTCTTGAATGGCTCCATCCACACTGGGGTCACGTTCCACCTCTCCTTCTGTAAGTCCAATGTGGtccatcactttttctgtgatgtTCCAGCAGTCGGGGTTCTCTCTTGCTCTGATAGACACATTAGTGAGATGATTCTTGTTTTTGCAGCAAGCTTCAATATCTTTTTTGCTCTTCTTGTTATCTTGATATCCTACCTGCTCATATTTATCACCATCCTAAATATGCATTCAGCTGAAGGATATCGGAAGGCTTTATCCACCTGTGCTTCTCACTTCATCGCAGTCTCTGTCTTCTATGGGACATGCATCTTCGTATACGTGCAGCCCAGCTCCAGCCATTCTACAGACACAGACAAAAAGGCATCTGTGTTCTATACTATGGTCATCCCCATGATGAACCCTCTggtctacagcctgaggaacaaggaTGTCAAGAGTGCATTAGAGAAGGTTGTTGAGAAGGCAAAATTGTCTCTAGGCTTAACTATTTAACATAGTAGAATCCATAACAACCCAGTGTATTCCCCTCAGATCTTCTCTGTACAATGGTTTACGGTTTCAGGGCTTCAACGTGCTTAATTCCTAAGGTGAGACACTTACCCCTTCAAAAGTTTGTTgtctagaaaaaagaaaacattatgtCCAGATATGTAATACATGAAAGAGAATGGCTAAGGGGGGACATAAAGATATGTGGGTTTTGCTTTTCAAAAACCATTTTAATGACTTCAGATTTATTCACATGTCACCTACCATATACAGGTGCTAGCATATATGTTCAACAGGGCACACAAAAGTCCACACACAGAAGCACATGGAATGGCCCTGTGTCACATTTACACAGAATAATGGaagattttttaatttggtaaatGAAATGTCACCAGTTtttaataaaagaatttaaataacCAATTTAGGATTCAGAATATAAACTCACCATAATCTTATTTGTTTCTCTAGCTGAAAAATTTCCAGGAGtccaaaatggagaaaaaatgataaaaattttttATGAAAGCTATTTGCCTTTTGTTGCCATATTTTATCCAGAGTTATATAAGTTTAGCAtattaaagaaattaatttttctgtCATCACTAAATCATTTGGTAGTAACAGTATGGTGACATGATAATTTTCAagagagaaaaggttgaaatacACAAAAAGAAGATGTATAATAAGAGCATTATTTTTTAGCTTACCCATACATGACTACCACTTcacattttgtaaaaaaaaaaaaatttcagagtaATGACAATATTAACCATATTTCTTACTGGAAACGGCATGAAATGGCTAACGTCAGTCATTCATGGGTACCTTAGTTCTGGTTGAGCTATATCCTCTTATCACTCTCCTGCTCATTCACCTCACTCCATTAATACTGATTCTCTTGCTATCCCTGGACAACTCTATGCATGTTCCTCAGTCAGGGCTTTTTACCTGCTGAACCCTCTACTGGGAATATGCCATCACTCCTTTCAGGTCCCTGCTTAAATGTTACCGTATTATAGACACCCCACTTTCTGATGCACACTGCCGCCTTACCATTTTATTCTCCATAGTCTTGATCATTActcagttattattattacttatgtGTTCACCTGTTCCCCTATTTGCCCTAAATAGAATGTACACTTCACAAAGGCAGTGACTTTATCTGCTTTACTAACAACTTCACCTTCAAGACATTAAGTGTAGCCTGGTTCATCCTAacatctcaataaatatttgttaaactaAGGAATATATGAATTAACTAAACTTTGAGACTGTCTATACACTTGACTTACTGATATTTATAGTTCATTGCCTATAATTCTGTAGAAAACAATTTCACAGCATGTTATGAAACAaggctgtttgtttgttttgtcttgtttgaAACTACATTCTCACTCAGTTCTTGCAGTTCCTTCTTTTGGATGAATGCTATTTTTGGTACCAAATCATCAAGTGGGTCATCTTAAACcaccttaatttttttattaggATGATTTCTCATATAGTGGCAAGTAACGAATGAAATGAATTCTATTCAGTAAATCATAAAGTATTACACCATAAGAAATTTTCTACATGATTCAACTTGCAAAATTCTTGCATACATGCTGATGATTCGTTTGACTCCAATGATCCTGAATGTCATAGAGAATGTACGATTGGCCACACTTATCGGCAATAAACATAGCCTATCTCAATATGCTAATATCATACACAGTAACTATGTATTTGGTGTTGATCCTCAGATGAGCTCAATTCCATAATAAAACTACTCAAAGGACTTTGCACCCATGTCTTCTTTGTCAATCTCTGTTGAGCAAATGATGCCTACTGGGGGACTGCCATCACATGGAGGATAGTAACCCACTCCATAGTTTGCAAGTATTGAGGTCACCAAAAACGGCGTGACTCACACAGGCACTGGATGACATAATTCTTTATTCACATAGAAAGGAGAAAGAGTGAGATAAGCTTCAGTAGTGGGCATTGGTCCCACATGGCCAGCAGGTTCTCACTCCATAGCCATTGCAAGGAGATAGTCTGTATGCACCCCTCTTATGCTACCAGAGAAAGACCCTATTCCCTCATTAGAACAGATAAAGCAGTTAGTTGACCAGGTGCCATATAACGCAGGTGCTGACTATCAGTTATGAGAATGTTGATGTGTGCTCAGGACAAGAAGGGAGTGATGTGCTGATAGACCCTCATTTGCTATGGGATGTGTTTTGGCTCTAGACGCAACAGAAAGAGTTAGCGCACACCCACATCCCATCCAAAAAACTAGGCCAATACATCTTGTCCTAAGTACAAGGTTCATTCGTGGGTCACAAAGAAATGTGGCAGGCCACATCAGACTACTACCTTCCACTACCTCTACAAAATTAGAGGCATTCAACTTCTAAAATTTTGTCAAACTGTGCCTGAATGTCCTAAGAGTCACATACTGATTTAGTGGGGACCATGTGTTATAACCCAGATAGAGCCCTCTGTCTCCAGAGTCTAGAAATTGGTGATGTTTCTTCTTGGAACcgtttttaaaatacctttttaaatatatttttaattttagaataatgtttttcctcctttttcttttatataaacaaaaacaaagaaacccaaacctgttgctgttgagtcgattctgactcatagtgaacctataagacagagcagaactgtcctggagagtttccaaggagcacctggtggattcaaattgccaaccttttggttagcaggcgtaactcttaaccactgtgccaccagggttttcttcttttatataataatgtattatatatatatgtatatatatatatacacacacaatacatatatattacaaatatataatatatatatttaatatattttatacataaatatatatataagcttaAGAAAGATTTTTTGgactttccatctttttttttgatgaagtcttacacaacaaactactttctcactaaacaattaatacacatattgttttgtgacattcgttgccaacccctcgacatgtcaacactctccccttctcaaacttgggttccgtATTGCCAGGTTTCCCCTTCTCAAAATTGGGTTCCCtcttaccagcttttctgtcccttcctgcctgctaaaaaaaaaaaaaactagtcctTGTTTATAtggccatttagtcttgttttgtcttatgggcctgtctaatctttggctgaaaggtaaacctcaggagtgatttcattactgagcttcattactgtgtccaggggccatactctcagggattCTTCAGGCTCTATtagaccagtaactctggtctttttgtgcatgtgtgtgtgtgagttagaattttgttctacatttttcttcagctctgatGGGACCTTCTACTGTGGTGCCTGTTAGAGCaggcagtggtggtagctgggcaccgtctagtactagactcagtctggtgaaggctgtggtacttgtactccgttggtcctttggactaatctttcgcttgtgtctttggttttcttcattctcccttgcccgcAAAGGGGTGAGACCGGAGGAGTATCTTAGACGACTACAGTCAAGCTTTAAAGATCCCAGATGCTttccaccaaagtagaatgtagaacattttcttcataaattatgttatgccagttgagctagatgttccccgaggccATGATCCCCACAGTCCTCAATCCAGTAATTTtttccctcagggagttcggatgtgtctatggaacttccatgaccttgccttggacaagtcgtgctggctttcccagtattgtgtactgtcttacccttcaccaaagttaccacttatctattgtctatttagtgtttctcccTCTCCGCCCCTCCatcccctgtaaccatcaaagattgtttctttttgcatgtaaatcttttcatgagttttcttAGTAGTGgactcacacaatatttgtcctttaataattgactgatttcactcggtttaatgccctccatattcctccatgttgtgagatgctttgcagattcatcattgttctttatcattgagtgttgtgtgtaggtaccattgtttatccattcatctgttgatggacacccaggttgttttctagttttctttgtataggtttttacttacccggttagatttattcctaagtattttattttatttttgttgttgttaggtactgtcgagtcagttccaactcatagcaaccccatgcaaaacagaacaaagcactgcccagtcccacaccGTCCagacaatagttgttatgcttgagaccattgttgcagccaccgtgtcagtccacctcattaagggtcttcctcttttctgatgaccctgtactttgccaagcttaatgtccttctccagagactgatccctcctgacatgtccaaagtatgtcagacgcagtctcgccacccttgcttctaaggagcattctggttgtacttcgtccaagacagatttattcgttcttctggcagtccctggtatattcaatattcttcgccaacaccacaatttaaaggcatccattcttcttcagtcttattcattgtccagctttcacatgcatatgaagcgattgaaaataccacggcttgggtcaggggcaccgtagtcttcaaggtgacatctttgctcttcaccactttaaagaagtcctttgcagcagatttacccaatgcaatgcgtcttttgatttcttgactgctgcttccatggctgttgattgtggatccaagtaaaatgaaatccttgacaacttcaatcttttctccatttatcctgatgttgctcattggtccagttgtgaggatttttattttctttatgttgaggtgtaatccataccgaaggctgctgtggtctttgatcttcattagtaagtgcttcaagtcctcttcactttcagcaagcaaggttgtgtcatctgcataacgcaggttattaatgagtcttcctccaatcctgatgcccggttgttcttcatgtagtccagcttctcagattattttctcagcatacagattaaataggtatggtgaaagaatactaccctgacccgcaccttcctgactttaaaccaatcagtatccccttgttctgtccaaacaactgcctcttgatctatgtaaaggttcctcatgagcacaattaagtgttctggaattcccattcttcgcagcgttatccctagtttgttatgatccacacagtcgaatgcctttgcttagccaataaaacacaggtaaacatccttctggtattctctgctttcagccaggatccatctgacatcagcaatgatatccctggtttcatgtcctcctctgaaaccggcctgaatttctggcagttccctgtcgatatactgctgcagctgtttttggatgatcttcagcaaaattttgcttgtgtgtgatattaatgatattgttctataatttcaacattcggctggatcacctttcttgagaataggcataaatatggactcttctagtcggttggccaggaagctgttctccatatttcttggcatggacaagtgagcacctccagcactccatccgtttgttgaaacatcttaattgatattccatcgattcctggagccttgtttttcgccaatgccttcagagcagcttggacttcttccttcagtatcataggttccggatcatatgctacctctcgaaatggttgaacatcgactaattctttttggtgtaatgactctgtgtattctcttcatctttgtttgatgcttcctgggtcatttaatattttccccgtagaatccttcactattgcaactcgaggcttaagttttttcttcagttctttcagcttgagaaacaccgagtgtgttcttcccttttggttttccatttccagctctttgcacttgtcattataatgctttactttgtcttctcgagccgccttttgaaatcttctgttcggctcttttacttcatcaattcttccttttgctttagctgctcgacgtttgagagcaagtttcagagtctcctctgacatccaccttggccttttctttctttcctgtcttttcagtgacctcttgctttcttcatgtacgatgtccttccacaactcatccagtcTTCAGTCACcggtgttcaatgggtcaaatctattcttcagatggtctctaaattcaggtgggatatactcaagg from the Loxodonta africana isolate mLoxAfr1 chromosome 7, mLoxAfr1.hap2, whole genome shotgun sequence genome contains:
- the LOC100660431 gene encoding olfactory receptor 5B3-like translates to MGNRTELTHFILLGLTNAPELKSPLFIMFTLIYLINVLGNLGVIVLILWDSCLHTPMYFFLSNLSLADICYSSAVTPTVLAGFLTGDNVISYNACAAQMFFFVLFVSVENFLLASMAYDCYAAVCKPLHYTTTMTTDLCACLTIGSYVGGFLNGSIHTGVTFHLSFCKSNVVHHFFCDVPAVGVLSCSDRHISEMILVFAASFNIFFALLVILISYLLIFITILNMHSAEGYRKALSTCASHFIAVSVFYGTCIFVYVQPSSSHSTDTDKKASVFYTMVIPMMNPLVYSLRNKDVKSALEKVVEKAKLSLGLTI